The Lewinellaceae bacterium genome has a window encoding:
- a CDS encoding AAA family ATPase has translation MSKIEFIHQSARSQVFFEFDHSNSNPLVWKVPQLDPGVHALLANEYDIASRINFSGVRTPIRKGVFQGRDGYCYTYFHGEPLAVSKIAEEDFIPLALQMVALLERLHEQGICHQSIAPGNLIFDPDSGQVRFIDLSFAGPPTMASELEVTSKRDEIRFIAPERLNALSAVPDHRADLYSLGMVFYSLLTGDYAYSATNPVDLIDEILSKPIHFPKSDISQPLIEMVGRLLHRDPHKRYQSCYSLWYDLDLIQKNGKAGSDHSIILGTQDGKSIFHIPDRLYGHQSKLDQLCTDFLHADRANLNIISLKGEAGIGKQSFVNHFKSFLNQEQIILIEGASNRSTFRQPQAGLIEALSQLGEFLLTESRENLESWKAIFLSITDKIGTSFFTNIASFEWIFTGNENPPDQNNLDLDSTEILVKIFEGISIAGIPLLIHLSGFHETDKATCDTLRALASSPQIHDLTFIVSFEPGHEQTAYQEQFWQESEMKDLILAAITLEAWTANDVQELTTSLFHQRPSADFANLMYRKTLGHPYFIFQLLQTIQKRKLVSFNYRKDQWEFKWDEISAIEVSQNVNKDQQRKIEGYTSKLQSVLSYAACIGRDFEVSILEHLLQESPAEVTSHLEILVAEAILETNKHGYYSFTSPHIYKYVLESIPATDKAKIHHKIASFLELNGPQNLTLEKSLAKAYHYNKIAPDVLQQNKSSVKNANYEAADLARKASFFTLSCDHFNKVIALIDEDDWQNNYEETLKLFHSGGEVAMVANQHTQGDEWLQTSLDRAKNVIDRIPAYDIKLDYFSQKHQFDETINLLLEVVEELGYPIKRNPGKATIMKEFARVLWLLRGKKITDLLDLPPMENPHAYSFTKLMVKSATSVFGSAPDILPVVSFREMQLSLRYGNCKYSPYVYTSFGFALSTFMKQIKKGYEFGKMALELVNKLKADEVRARVMVIFHGFLSYWREPLRNSLEPLLEAYQFAKKMGDLLYASFGLYYNSALRFYTGQYLPQVFENQSNILKEIREMNQDLVYLISAIENQMVHNLIEVQDDPLTYRYNGFDQEKMFEKLDEIQDQASKFDYYHGKLLLACIFNNYSEGIKFIDLANKYCDEASSRQITYPTFVLVNTLASYQHLPLSKVPDEVNKRLKDLKSLEKTMQLFAINAPNNFQGMLYFIQACRLQYHGKQDAAIKQYLASIEHAKKEQFIHLEALFREQLALYYIQTGKMEFGEMMLKKSFSCYKTWGARAKLNDLIHKHPAILRDESSVVQQNDAFSYQNVRDMNTIIASNKALASENSVEGLLNVMIRIIRENASTTYAAICLRNDAGVFELRASIRDEDLLSPKENSTAQWETLPQKVILYVARTKKKYAAANLSLAQQFTSDPYIRKYRPLSTLCIPLIVNNQPEGVVYLENNLQENLFNHERVEFFSTICAQLEVSLDNILVYTHLEDKVQERTRDLDRVNRELQSAKDETDQLLRNILPQETADELRRFGQTTAKRFPNVSVLFSDIMNFTKISETLSPSELVSDLDYYFKQFDEICLRNGLEKIKTIGDAYLAAGGIPESNRAGAIEVVRAALEMQQLVLQLKESRQKEQRNFYEMRIGVHTGPVVAGVVGLSKFQYDIWGDTVNMAARLQETATAGRVNVSEETHALIRDHFNCEYRGMVEAKNKGAIPMYFVIDEKTT, from the coding sequence GTGAGCAAGATTGAATTCATACATCAAAGTGCCAGGTCACAGGTATTCTTTGAATTCGATCATTCGAACTCGAACCCGCTTGTTTGGAAAGTTCCCCAACTGGATCCCGGCGTGCATGCCCTGCTGGCCAACGAATACGATATTGCCTCCCGCATTAACTTCAGCGGTGTACGCACTCCTATCCGCAAAGGTGTATTTCAGGGGAGGGATGGGTATTGTTATACGTACTTCCACGGTGAGCCATTAGCGGTCAGTAAAATTGCAGAAGAAGATTTTATCCCCCTGGCCCTGCAGATGGTTGCACTCCTGGAAAGACTCCATGAGCAGGGCATTTGCCATCAATCCATAGCCCCCGGGAATCTCATCTTCGACCCGGACTCAGGGCAGGTCCGATTCATCGACCTTAGTTTTGCCGGTCCGCCCACAATGGCATCCGAGCTGGAGGTCACCTCTAAACGCGACGAGATCCGATTCATCGCACCGGAGCGTCTGAATGCGTTATCCGCGGTACCCGATCATCGTGCTGATCTTTATTCACTTGGTATGGTCTTCTACTCCCTGTTAACCGGAGATTATGCTTATTCAGCCACCAATCCGGTTGATCTCATCGATGAAATCCTATCCAAGCCTATCCATTTCCCTAAATCAGATATCTCGCAGCCCCTCATTGAAATGGTCGGGCGATTACTCCACAGGGATCCCCATAAACGTTATCAATCCTGCTACAGTTTATGGTATGACCTGGATTTGATCCAAAAAAATGGAAAGGCGGGATCTGATCACTCAATTATCCTGGGCACGCAGGACGGAAAAAGCATTTTTCACATACCCGACCGTCTCTATGGACATCAGTCAAAATTAGACCAGCTTTGCACCGATTTTCTCCACGCAGACCGGGCGAATCTCAATATCATCAGTCTGAAAGGCGAAGCGGGGATTGGCAAACAATCCTTTGTTAACCATTTTAAATCGTTCCTGAATCAGGAGCAGATCATACTGATAGAAGGAGCAAGTAATCGCTCTACATTCAGACAACCGCAAGCCGGACTCATTGAGGCATTAAGTCAGCTGGGCGAATTCCTTTTAACGGAATCACGTGAAAATCTGGAATCCTGGAAAGCCATTTTCCTTTCCATCACCGATAAGATCGGCACCTCTTTTTTTACCAACATTGCTTCTTTCGAATGGATATTTACAGGCAATGAAAATCCGCCGGATCAAAATAATCTGGACCTCGACAGCACTGAAATCCTGGTAAAAATATTCGAGGGTATTTCCATCGCCGGCATCCCACTCCTGATTCATCTTAGTGGCTTTCACGAAACAGATAAAGCGACCTGCGACACCTTAAGAGCGCTGGCATCTTCCCCTCAAATTCATGATCTGACTTTTATCGTCTCCTTTGAACCCGGGCATGAGCAAACTGCTTACCAGGAACAGTTTTGGCAGGAATCCGAAATGAAAGACCTGATCCTGGCGGCTATTACGCTGGAAGCCTGGACCGCGAATGATGTACAGGAGCTTACCACGAGTCTGTTTCACCAACGTCCTTCCGCTGACTTTGCCAATCTGATGTACCGCAAGACACTGGGGCATCCCTATTTTATTTTCCAGCTATTGCAAACCATCCAAAAAAGAAAACTCGTTTCATTCAATTATCGCAAAGACCAATGGGAATTTAAATGGGACGAAATTTCAGCGATTGAAGTAAGTCAAAATGTCAATAAAGATCAACAACGAAAAATAGAAGGATATACGAGTAAGCTTCAATCGGTACTTTCCTATGCCGCATGCATTGGTCGTGATTTTGAAGTTTCAATTCTTGAACACCTCCTTCAAGAGTCGCCTGCTGAAGTCACTTCCCACCTGGAAATACTTGTAGCGGAGGCGATCCTGGAAACCAATAAACATGGTTATTATTCTTTCACCAGTCCGCATATCTACAAATACGTACTGGAGTCCATCCCGGCAACTGATAAAGCAAAAATCCACCATAAAATTGCCAGTTTTCTGGAGCTCAACGGTCCACAAAATCTTACTTTGGAAAAATCACTGGCTAAAGCATACCACTACAACAAAATTGCTCCGGATGTTTTACAACAAAATAAATCCAGTGTAAAAAATGCTAATTACGAAGCTGCCGACCTGGCCCGGAAAGCGTCATTTTTTACCTTGTCCTGCGATCACTTTAATAAAGTGATTGCCCTGATTGATGAGGATGATTGGCAAAATAATTACGAAGAAACCTTGAAATTATTTCACTCTGGCGGAGAGGTTGCCATGGTGGCCAACCAACATACGCAGGGAGATGAATGGCTGCAAACATCGCTCGACAGAGCCAAGAATGTTATTGACCGAATACCTGCTTATGATATCAAGCTCGACTATTTTTCCCAAAAACATCAATTTGACGAGACCATCAACCTGTTGCTTGAAGTAGTTGAAGAATTGGGCTATCCGATCAAAAGGAACCCTGGCAAGGCAACCATTATGAAGGAGTTTGCCCGCGTATTGTGGTTATTGCGCGGTAAAAAAATTACTGATTTGCTGGATCTGCCTCCCATGGAAAACCCTCATGCCTATTCGTTCACAAAACTCATGGTCAAATCTGCAACCAGTGTGTTTGGCTCTGCTCCGGACATCCTTCCAGTCGTTTCTTTCCGGGAAATGCAATTATCCCTAAGATATGGTAACTGTAAATATTCACCCTACGTTTACACTTCGTTTGGATTTGCCCTCAGCACATTCATGAAGCAAATTAAAAAAGGGTATGAATTTGGGAAAATGGCTTTAGAACTGGTCAATAAATTAAAAGCAGACGAAGTAAGAGCCAGAGTCATGGTCATTTTCCATGGCTTCTTATCCTATTGGCGTGAACCGCTGAGAAATTCACTTGAGCCTTTACTAGAGGCCTATCAGTTCGCTAAAAAAATGGGTGATTTGCTTTATGCCAGTTTTGGTCTTTATTACAATTCTGCACTGCGGTTCTACACCGGGCAATATTTACCTCAGGTATTTGAAAATCAATCCAACATCCTAAAAGAGATCCGGGAAATGAATCAGGATCTGGTCTACCTGATAAGTGCCATAGAAAATCAAATGGTACACAATCTGATCGAGGTCCAGGATGACCCTTTAACATACCGATACAATGGTTTTGATCAGGAAAAGATGTTTGAGAAACTGGATGAAATCCAGGACCAGGCAAGTAAGTTCGATTATTACCACGGCAAATTATTACTGGCCTGCATATTCAACAATTATTCGGAAGGCATCAAATTTATTGACCTGGCAAATAAATACTGTGATGAAGCCAGCTCACGCCAAATCACCTATCCGACCTTTGTACTCGTCAACACCCTCGCCAGTTACCAACACTTACCATTATCCAAAGTACCTGATGAGGTAAATAAAAGACTGAAGGATCTTAAAAGCCTGGAGAAAACCATGCAGCTATTTGCCATAAACGCGCCTAACAATTTTCAGGGCATGTTGTATTTCATTCAGGCTTGCCGGTTACAGTATCATGGAAAACAAGATGCAGCCATAAAGCAATATCTGGCCTCGATTGAACACGCCAAAAAAGAACAGTTTATTCATCTGGAAGCCTTATTCCGAGAGCAACTGGCGCTCTATTATATACAAACCGGTAAAATGGAGTTTGGCGAAATGATGCTTAAAAAATCATTTTCATGTTATAAAACCTGGGGTGCCCGAGCGAAATTAAATGACCTGATCCATAAACACCCGGCTATCCTGAGGGATGAATCCAGTGTAGTGCAACAAAATGACGCATTCAGTTACCAGAATGTGCGCGATATGAATACCATCATTGCCAGCAATAAAGCACTCGCATCCGAAAATTCGGTTGAGGGTTTATTGAATGTGATGATACGAATCATACGTGAAAATGCCAGTACCACCTATGCGGCCATTTGCCTCAGGAACGACGCGGGAGTATTCGAGCTTCGCGCATCCATACGCGACGAGGATTTGCTCTCGCCTAAGGAAAATTCCACTGCACAATGGGAAACACTACCCCAAAAAGTGATCCTTTATGTTGCCCGGACCAAAAAAAAATATGCGGCAGCGAACCTATCCCTGGCCCAACAATTTACTTCAGATCCCTATATCCGGAAATACCGGCCACTGTCTACTTTGTGCATCCCTCTGATCGTGAATAATCAACCGGAAGGGGTCGTGTATCTGGAAAATAATCTGCAGGAAAACCTTTTTAATCACGAGCGGGTAGAATTTTTCAGCACCATCTGCGCCCAGCTGGAAGTTTCCCTGGACAATATCCTGGTTTATACCCATCTGGAAGACAAAGTGCAGGAGCGCACACGAGACCTGGATCGCGTCAACCGTGAATTACAAAGCGCAAAAGATGAAACCGACCAACTGTTGCGTAATATACTCCCCCAGGAAACCGCTGACGAATTGCGCCGGTTCGGTCAAACGACAGCGAAACGCTTTCCAAATGTGTCTGTGCTGTTTTCGGATATCATGAATTTCACCAAGATCTCGGAAACATTAAGTCCTTCAGAGCTGGTATCTGACCTGGATTATTATTTCAAGCAATTTGATGAGATCTGCCTCCGGAACGGTTTGGAAAAGATAAAAACCATCGGGGATGCTTACCTGGCTGCCGGCGGCATTCCGGAAAGCAACCGCGCGGGTGCCATCGAAGTTGTGCGGGCCGCTCTGGAAATGCAGCAACTGGTACTGCAATTAAAAGAATCGCGGCAGAAGGAACAGCGGAATTTTTACGAGATGCGCATTGGTGTTCATACCGGACCTGTCGTTGCCGGCGTGGTGGGGCTAAGTAAGTTCCAGTACGACATTTGGGGCGATACGGTAAATATGGCTGCCCGCCTACAGGAAACCGCAACGGCTGGGCGGGTGAATGTATCTGAAGAAACCCATGCATTGATCAGGGATCACTTTAATTGCGAATACCGCGGCATGGTAGAAGCAAAAAACAAAGGTGCCATACCCATGTATTTTGTGATCGATGAAAAAACGACCTGA
- a CDS encoding RDD family protein has protein sequence MDNLILDQQATDWENPERYVANKGTRFLNFLIDRMVIFGIYVILFSILFARENLFQEDNSMLLGILWISFYFSTFFYYSITEAVWGKSVGKMLTRTKIVTTSGKRPELMTILGRSLCRYIPFEPFSVLFSDFPRGWHDSIPRILVVDDRYPSEDSW, from the coding sequence ATGGACAACCTTATTTTAGACCAGCAAGCTACTGACTGGGAGAATCCCGAAAGATATGTGGCAAATAAAGGAACACGATTCCTGAATTTCCTGATCGACCGCATGGTCATTTTTGGCATTTATGTTATCCTGTTCTCTATTTTATTTGCACGTGAAAATCTTTTCCAGGAGGACAATTCTATGCTGCTGGGAATACTGTGGATCAGTTTTTACTTCTCTACTTTTTTTTATTACAGCATCACTGAAGCCGTCTGGGGAAAATCAGTTGGCAAAATGCTGACCCGGACTAAAATAGTCACCACCTCCGGCAAGCGGCCGGAATTAATGACCATTTTGGGGCGGTCACTTTGCCGTTACATCCCATTCGAGCCCTTTTCAGTGTTATTCAGTGATTTTCCCAGGGGCTGGCACGATTCCATCCCGCGGATTTTGGTGGTTGATGACCGTTACCCGTCCGAGGATTCCTGGTAA
- a CDS encoding glycoside hydrolase family 27 protein: protein MKRRYFPWVSILIGFIFWSVSCSTPDKDQITVAGGTFKSWAPTPPMGWNSWECYGPTVREEEVKANADYMAANLASFGWQYIVVDIRWFVENTKAGGYNQTDPRYVIDMYGRYLPAVNRFPTAADGQGFTNLAGYIHDKGLKFGIHIMRGVPKIDVEKKMPILGTEGITADQIYSPEMQCEWLRDNYTIVASQPGAQEYYNSIFNLYAQWGVDFVKVDDIARPYHQEEIELIRHAIDQCGRPIVLSLSPGATPLTAAEHVRNHANMWRMVDDVWDTWPHILHLMDVAPPWYPYIEPGTWPDCDMIPLGRISIRGERGPDRQTRLTPDEQNTLMTLFTISKSPLFFGGDLPSNDPFTISLLTNEAVLKMHRECTGVRKLSGQDSTLVISARNPNDNTYYLALFNLSGTENVVQADLSLAGMADSCHITNLWTGEDIGMWATTYEESLAPHASGLYQLTPSDH from the coding sequence ATGAAAAGGCGTTATTTTCCATGGGTATCCATACTGATCGGATTTATCTTTTGGAGTGTTAGCTGCTCGACTCCGGATAAGGATCAAATTACTGTTGCTGGCGGGACTTTCAAATCCTGGGCTCCTACTCCACCAATGGGCTGGAACAGCTGGGAATGCTATGGGCCTACCGTACGTGAAGAGGAGGTTAAAGCCAATGCCGATTATATGGCGGCAAATCTAGCCTCCTTTGGGTGGCAATACATCGTTGTGGATATCCGGTGGTTTGTGGAGAATACCAAAGCCGGTGGCTACAATCAGACGGATCCCCGCTATGTCATTGATATGTATGGACGCTACCTTCCTGCCGTGAACCGGTTTCCAACGGCCGCAGACGGGCAGGGCTTCACCAATCTGGCTGGATACATTCACGATAAGGGATTAAAGTTCGGGATCCACATCATGCGAGGTGTCCCGAAAATTGACGTTGAAAAGAAAATGCCCATCCTGGGGACCGAAGGGATCACTGCCGATCAGATCTATTCACCGGAAATGCAATGCGAGTGGCTCCGTGACAATTATACCATCGTGGCCAGCCAGCCCGGAGCCCAGGAATATTATAACTCCATTTTTAACCTTTACGCCCAGTGGGGTGTCGATTTTGTAAAAGTGGATGATATTGCCCGACCTTACCACCAGGAGGAAATTGAACTGATCCGTCATGCCATCGATCAGTGTGGCCGCCCCATCGTACTCAGCCTGTCACCGGGTGCAACACCGCTCACAGCAGCAGAACATGTACGGAATCATGCCAATATGTGGCGCATGGTCGACGACGTCTGGGACACCTGGCCTCACATTCTTCACCTGATGGACGTTGCTCCACCATGGTACCCGTATATCGAGCCAGGGACCTGGCCGGATTGTGATATGATCCCATTAGGCAGGATATCCATCCGTGGTGAGCGGGGACCGGACCGGCAGACCCGCCTGACTCCCGACGAGCAGAACACTCTGATGACATTGTTCACCATATCCAAATCTCCCCTGTTCTTTGGAGGAGACCTTCCCTCCAACGACCCGTTTACCATATCCCTTTTGACCAACGAAGCCGTTCTTAAAATGCACCGGGAATGTACCGGGGTCCGTAAACTCTCCGGGCAGGATAGCACCCTGGTGATCTCCGCACGTAATCCCAACGATAACACTTACTATCTGGCTCTTTTCAACTTAAGCGGAACCGAAAATGTGGTCCAGGCCGATCTGTCCCTTGCAGGAATGGCTGATTCATGCCACATCACCAATCTGTGGACCGGCGAGGACATTGGGATGTGGGCAACCACATACGAGGAATCTCTGGCACCCCATGCGAGTGGGCTCTATCAGCTGACACCCTCCGATCACTGA
- a CDS encoding helix-turn-helix transcriptional regulator, which yields MQNSIKVERARKNWTQAELAVRIGISRQAVNAIESGKFVPSTLLALKMAHVFGTPVESVFKLETDDWK from the coding sequence ATGCAGAACAGTATCAAGGTAGAACGAGCCAGGAAAAACTGGACCCAGGCAGAACTTGCGGTGCGTATCGGGATTTCCAGGCAGGCTGTAAATGCAATTGAATCGGGTAAATTTGTACCATCTACCCTGCTTGCTCTGAAAATGGCCCACGTCTTCGGGACACCGGTGGAGTCTGTCTTCAAACTGGAGACCGATGACTGGAAATAA
- a CDS encoding class I SAM-dependent methyltransferase, which produces MGLYNKYLLPYLVDSICRHQIVTSQRLKVVPYASGQVLEVGAGSGLNLLHYNPDKVHKVIALDPAIEIWNRCTVELDQLGFPVEYLQCSAETLPFESDTFDSIVSTFSLCSIPDIDRALREMVRVLKPTGAFYFSEHGLSPDPPVYQWQQRLNPVWQTFSGGCQINRDIPGLLTQNGFRIVQLETNYLPGWKPATYNFWGKAIPLK; this is translated from the coding sequence ATGGGATTGTACAACAAATATCTGCTTCCCTATCTGGTAGATTCCATCTGTCGCCACCAGATCGTGACCTCCCAGCGCCTGAAGGTTGTCCCTTATGCCAGTGGTCAGGTGCTTGAAGTTGGGGCGGGGTCCGGTTTGAATCTACTGCACTATAACCCGGATAAAGTCCATAAAGTGATCGCTCTGGATCCGGCCATCGAAATCTGGAACAGGTGTACAGTCGAACTGGACCAACTGGGGTTTCCGGTGGAATACCTCCAATGCAGTGCAGAAACCCTCCCCTTCGAATCGGATACCTTTGATTCCATCGTATCTACCTTCTCCTTATGCTCCATTCCGGACATCGACCGGGCACTCCGGGAAATGGTACGGGTCTTAAAGCCAACCGGTGCTTTTTACTTTTCAGAACATGGATTATCCCCGGACCCACCGGTATACCAATGGCAGCAACGGCTGAATCCCGTGTGGCAAACTTTCAGCGGTGGATGCCAGATCAATCGCGACATTCCCGGATTACTCACTCAAAATGGTTTCCGCATCGTGCAGCTGGAAACAAATTATTTACCCGGCTGGAAACCTGCCACCTACAATTTCTGGGGCAAAGCTATACCCCTGAAATAA